In Streptomyces sp. NBC_01426, one genomic interval encodes:
- the ppdK gene encoding pyruvate, phosphate dikinase: protein MSENKDQKLVYDFTEGNRDLKDLLGGKGANLAEMTNLGLPVPPGFTITTEACKVYLESGEAPAELRDEVSAHLAALEAKMGKKLGQSDDPLLVSVRSGAKFSMPGMMDTVLNIGLSDDSVTGLASQSGDERFAWDSYRRLIQMFGKTVLGVEGELFEDALEAAKAAKKVTVDTDLDAADLKKLVKQFKKIVASQAGREFPQDPREQMDLAVEAVFDSWNTDRAKLYRRQERIPGDLGTAVNICSMVFGNLGPDSGTGVAFTRDPASGHQGVYGDYLQNAQGEDVVAGIRNTVPLADLEGIDKASYDQLMTIMETLETHYKDLCDIEFTIERGQLWMLQTRVGKRTAGAAFRIATQLVDQGLIDEAEALQRVTGHQLAQLMFPRFDEDAKTTLLGRGIAASPGAAVGKAVFDSYTAVKWSRSGEKVILIRRETNPDDLDGMIASEGILTSRGGKTSHAAVVARGMGKTCVCGAEELDVDTKRRRMTVGDTVIEEGDVVSIDGSTGKVYLGEVPVVPSPVVEYFEGRMHAGADDADELVAAVHRIMAYADRVRRLRVRANADNAEDALRARRFGAQGIGLCRTEHMFLGERRELVERLILADTDGEREEALSALLPLQKKDFVELFEAMDGLPVTVRLLDPPLHEFLPDITELSVRVALAESRKDANENDLRLLQAVHKLHEQNPMLGLRGVRLGLVIPGLFKMQVRAIAEAAAERKNAKGDPRAEIMVPLVGTVQELEIVRDEADQVIAEVEAATGTRLKLSIGTMIELPRAALTAGQIAEAAQFFSFGTNDLTQTVWGFSRDDVEASFFTAYLEKGIFGVSPFETIDKDGVGALVRSAVEAGRATRPDLKLGVCGEHGGDPESVHFFHEVGLDYVSCSPFRIPVARLEAGRAAAESKGSDSR, encoded by the coding sequence GTGTCGGAAAACAAAGATCAGAAGCTCGTCTACGACTTCACCGAGGGCAACCGGGACCTCAAGGACCTTCTCGGCGGCAAGGGAGCCAACCTCGCCGAGATGACCAACCTCGGTCTTCCGGTCCCCCCCGGCTTCACCATCACCACCGAGGCCTGCAAGGTCTACCTCGAAAGCGGCGAGGCCCCGGCCGAGCTGCGCGACGAGGTCAGCGCGCACCTCGCCGCCCTCGAGGCGAAGATGGGCAAGAAGCTCGGGCAGTCGGACGACCCGCTGCTGGTCTCCGTGCGCTCCGGCGCGAAGTTCTCGATGCCCGGCATGATGGACACCGTCCTGAACATCGGTCTCTCCGACGACTCCGTGACCGGCCTCGCCTCCCAGTCCGGCGACGAGCGCTTCGCGTGGGACTCGTACCGCCGCCTCATCCAGATGTTCGGCAAGACCGTCCTGGGTGTCGAGGGCGAGCTGTTCGAGGACGCGCTGGAGGCCGCCAAGGCCGCCAAGAAGGTCACCGTCGACACCGACCTCGACGCCGCCGACCTGAAGAAGCTCGTCAAGCAGTTCAAGAAGATCGTCGCGAGCCAGGCCGGCCGCGAGTTCCCGCAGGACCCCCGCGAGCAGATGGACCTCGCCGTCGAGGCCGTCTTCGACTCCTGGAACACCGACCGCGCCAAGCTCTACCGCCGCCAGGAGCGCATCCCCGGCGACCTGGGCACCGCGGTCAACATCTGCTCCATGGTCTTCGGCAACCTGGGCCCCGACTCCGGCACCGGCGTCGCCTTCACCCGCGACCCGGCCAGCGGCCACCAGGGCGTCTACGGCGACTACCTGCAGAACGCCCAGGGCGAGGACGTGGTCGCGGGCATCCGCAACACCGTCCCGCTGGCGGACCTGGAGGGCATCGACAAGGCCTCCTACGACCAGCTCATGACGATCATGGAGACGCTGGAGACCCACTACAAGGATCTCTGCGACATCGAGTTCACCATCGAGCGCGGCCAGCTGTGGATGCTCCAGACCCGCGTCGGCAAGCGCACCGCGGGCGCCGCCTTCCGCATTGCCACCCAGCTCGTGGACCAGGGCCTGATCGACGAGGCCGAGGCGCTCCAGCGCGTCACCGGCCACCAGCTCGCGCAGCTGATGTTCCCGCGCTTCGACGAGGACGCCAAGACCACCCTGCTGGGCCGCGGCATCGCCGCCTCCCCGGGCGCGGCCGTCGGCAAGGCCGTCTTCGACTCGTACACGGCCGTCAAGTGGTCCCGCTCGGGCGAGAAGGTCATCCTGATCCGCCGCGAGACCAACCCGGACGACCTGGACGGCATGATCGCCTCCGAGGGCATCCTGACCTCGCGCGGCGGCAAGACCTCGCACGCCGCCGTCGTGGCCCGCGGCATGGGCAAGACCTGTGTCTGCGGCGCCGAGGAGCTCGACGTCGACACCAAGCGCCGCCGGATGACGGTCGGCGACACGGTCATCGAAGAGGGCGACGTCGTCTCCATCGACGGCTCCACCGGCAAGGTCTACCTCGGTGAGGTACCCGTCGTACCGTCCCCGGTCGTCGAGTACTTCGAGGGCCGCATGCACGCCGGCGCCGACGACGCCGACGAGCTGGTCGCCGCCGTGCACCGGATCATGGCGTACGCGGACCGCGTCCGCCGGCTGCGGGTGCGCGCCAACGCCGACAACGCCGAGGACGCGCTGCGCGCCCGCCGCTTCGGCGCCCAGGGCATCGGCCTGTGCCGCACCGAGCACATGTTCCTCGGTGAGCGCCGTGAACTGGTGGAGCGACTGATCCTCGCGGACACCGACGGCGAGCGCGAAGAGGCACTCAGTGCCCTGCTGCCGCTGCAGAAGAAGGACTTCGTCGAGCTGTTCGAGGCGATGGACGGACTGCCCGTCACCGTCCGCCTCCTGGACCCGCCGCTGCACGAGTTCCTGCCCGACATCACCGAGCTGTCGGTCCGCGTCGCCCTCGCGGAGTCCCGCAAGGACGCCAACGAGAACGACCTGCGCCTGCTCCAGGCCGTGCACAAGCTGCACGAGCAGAACCCGATGCTGGGTCTGCGCGGCGTCCGCCTCGGCCTGGTCATCCCGGGTCTGTTCAAGATGCAGGTCCGGGCGATCGCCGAGGCCGCCGCCGAGCGCAAGAACGCCAAGGGTGACCCGCGCGCCGAGATCATGGTCCCGCTCGTCGGCACCGTCCAGGAGCTGGAGATCGTCCGCGACGAGGCCGACCAGGTCATCGCCGAGGTCGAGGCCGCCACCGGCACCCGCCTCAAGCTGAGCATCGGCACCATGATCGAGCTGCCGCGCGCCGCGCTGACCGCCGGTCAGATCGCCGAGGCCGCGCAGTTCTTCTCCTTCGGTACGAACGACCTGACCCAGACGGTGTGGGGCTTCTCCCGCGACGACGTCGAGGCCAGCTTCTTCACCGCGTACCTGGAGAAGGGCATCTTCGGGGTCTCGCCCTTCGAGACCATCGACAAGGACGGCGTGGGCGCGCTGGTCCGCAGCGCCGTCGAGGCCGGCCGGGCCACCCGCCCCGACCTCAAGCTCGGCGTCTGCGGCGAGCACGGCGGCGACCCCGAGTCGGTGCACTTCTTCCACGAGGTCGGTCTGGACTACGTCTCCTGCTCGCCGTTCCGGATCCCGGTGGCGCGCCTGGAAGCGGGCCGTGCGGCCGCCGAATCCAAGGGCTCGGACAGCCGCTGA
- a CDS encoding ArsR/SmtB family transcription factor has translation MLRIHFTGVDLARVRMAARPDALWETILSFHRLRDRRDARLFGEWRTETRSRLNGETRLLGALIPGRGYFPDFLTPVEGQYGWDVGLDALRGIRPERMRRELTLLGSGGGFGAAFGMPSGVSDGADTMVPRRLREFMDGGTKHLPRLLAELRGYHRAAVEPYWTHIQAQIEAERAARGRDLLDGGADELLASLPPMLRWRAPVLECDYPVDRDVRLRGRGLLLQPSFFCRRTAVTLQDPELPPVLVYPAAAQLASTTPGGEVTRPVEEHRQRTLGKLVGHTRSVVLRAIGDGATTSELARRAGVSLASASQHACVMREAGLVTTLRRGNAVLHTVTPLGAALLKGGAVAS, from the coding sequence GTGCTTCGTATCCATTTCACGGGAGTGGATCTCGCACGCGTACGGATGGCAGCACGTCCCGATGCGTTGTGGGAAACGATTCTCAGTTTTCACCGTTTAAGGGACCGGCGCGATGCCCGGCTGTTCGGTGAATGGCGTACGGAAACCCGGAGCCGGTTGAATGGTGAAACAAGGCTCCTCGGCGCGCTGATACCGGGGCGCGGTTATTTCCCGGATTTCCTGACTCCGGTAGAGGGTCAGTACGGGTGGGACGTGGGCCTCGACGCGCTGCGCGGGATCCGTCCCGAACGCATGCGGCGGGAGCTGACGTTGCTGGGTTCGGGAGGCGGCTTCGGGGCTGCCTTCGGCATGCCCTCGGGCGTGAGCGACGGCGCCGACACCATGGTCCCGCGACGCCTGCGGGAGTTCATGGACGGCGGGACCAAGCACCTGCCGAGGCTGCTGGCGGAGCTCCGCGGATACCACCGGGCGGCCGTCGAGCCGTACTGGACGCACATCCAGGCGCAGATCGAGGCCGAGCGGGCCGCCCGGGGCCGGGACCTGCTGGACGGCGGCGCGGACGAACTGCTGGCCTCGCTGCCGCCGATGCTGCGCTGGCGCGCCCCGGTCCTGGAGTGCGACTACCCCGTGGACCGGGACGTGCGGCTGCGGGGGCGCGGGCTGCTGCTCCAGCCGTCCTTCTTCTGCCGGCGCACGGCGGTGACCCTGCAGGACCCGGAACTGCCCCCGGTGCTCGTCTACCCGGCGGCGGCCCAGCTCGCCTCGACGACACCCGGGGGCGAGGTCACCCGGCCGGTCGAGGAGCACCGCCAGCGCACCCTGGGCAAGCTGGTCGGGCACACCCGCTCGGTGGTGCTGCGGGCCATCGGCGACGGCGCCACCACGAGTGAACTGGCCCGCCGGGCCGGGGTCTCCCTGGCCTCGGCGAGCCAGCACGCCTGTGTGATGCGCGAGGCGGGCCTGGTCACCACCCTGCGCCGGGGCAACGCCGTGCTGCACACGGTGACCCCGCTGGGCGCGGCCCTGCTCAAGGGCGGCGCCGTGGCGTCCTGA
- a CDS encoding DoxX family protein: MFIGYVVVAGLLALVLAASATLTFLRNETILANMRKVAVPDSLLPVLAALKAAGAVGLVAGMWVAPLGVAAAIGVTLYFIGAVASHLRVKHYDLAPAAVLTLISAAALALRLAS, encoded by the coding sequence ATGTTCATTGGCTACGTCGTCGTCGCCGGCCTGCTCGCCCTCGTGCTCGCCGCGTCGGCGACCCTCACCTTCCTTCGCAACGAGACGATCCTCGCGAACATGCGGAAGGTGGCGGTGCCCGATTCCCTCCTGCCGGTCCTGGCCGCGCTGAAGGCCGCCGGCGCGGTGGGGCTGGTCGCGGGCATGTGGGTGGCGCCGCTCGGCGTCGCCGCCGCAATCGGCGTGACCCTCTACTTCATCGGTGCGGTCGCGAGCCACCTGCGCGTCAAGCACTACGACCTCGCCCCGGCCGCCGTCCTCACGCTGATCTCGGCGGCGGCCCTGGCACTGCGCCTCGCCTCCTGA
- a CDS encoding alkaline phosphatase PhoX, which produces MERRTFLRGAVIGSSAAAFAGTLTHGAAYAAPAQPGTGPYGALGAADANGIMLPAGFAGRVVARSGQAVGGTSYTWHQAPDGGACFADGTGWIYVSNSEINPSGGASALRFDAAGTVTGAYRILSGTRQNCAGGKTPWNTWLSCEEVDRGYVYETDPYGINASVQRPALGRFKHEAAAADPVRKVIYLTEDETNGCFYRFIPTTWGNLSAGTLQVLKAGSAASGSFTWATVPDPDGSPTVTRSQVSGAKKFNGGEGCHYADDTVWFTTKGDNRVWRLNLAAGTYELTYDDSLVPGGAAPLTGVDNVTGSSYGDLYVAEDGGSMEICVITPDDVVAPFLRITGQSSSEITGPAFSPAGDRLYFSSQRGTSGSSAGGITYEVSGPFRV; this is translated from the coding sequence GTGGAACGTCGTACCTTCCTGCGCGGCGCCGTCATCGGCTCCTCGGCCGCCGCCTTCGCCGGCACGCTGACGCACGGGGCCGCCTACGCCGCCCCCGCCCAGCCCGGCACCGGACCGTACGGGGCGCTCGGCGCGGCCGACGCCAACGGCATCATGCTGCCCGCCGGTTTCGCCGGCCGCGTCGTCGCCCGCTCCGGGCAGGCCGTCGGCGGCACCTCGTACACCTGGCACCAGGCTCCCGACGGCGGCGCCTGCTTCGCCGACGGCACCGGCTGGATCTACGTGTCGAACTCGGAGATCAACCCGAGCGGCGGCGCGAGCGCCCTGCGGTTCGACGCCGCCGGCACCGTCACCGGCGCCTACCGGATCCTCTCCGGCACCCGGCAGAACTGCGCCGGCGGCAAGACCCCCTGGAACACCTGGCTGTCCTGCGAGGAGGTCGACCGCGGCTACGTGTACGAGACCGACCCGTACGGGATCAACGCCTCCGTCCAGCGGCCCGCGCTGGGCCGCTTCAAGCACGAGGCGGCCGCCGCCGACCCCGTCCGCAAGGTGATCTACCTGACCGAGGACGAGACGAACGGCTGCTTCTACCGCTTCATCCCCACCACCTGGGGCAACCTCTCCGCCGGCACCCTCCAGGTCCTCAAGGCCGGCAGCGCCGCCTCGGGCTCCTTCACCTGGGCCACCGTCCCCGACCCGGACGGCTCCCCGACCGTCACCCGCAGCCAGGTCTCCGGCGCCAAGAAGTTCAACGGCGGCGAGGGCTGCCACTACGCCGACGACACGGTCTGGTTCACCACCAAGGGCGACAACCGGGTCTGGCGGTTGAACCTCGCCGCCGGCACCTACGAGTTGACCTACGACGACTCGCTGGTCCCCGGCGGGGCGGCCCCGCTGACCGGCGTGGACAACGTCACCGGGTCCTCGTACGGGGACCTGTACGTCGCCGAGGACGGCGGCAGCATGGAGATCTGCGTGATCACCCCGGACGACGTGGTGGCCCCCTTCCTGCGGATCACCGGCCAGTCCTCGTCGGAGATCACCGGCCCGGCCTTCTCCCCCGCCGGCGACCGCCTGTACTTCAGCAGCCAGCGCGGCACGAGCGGCAGCTCCGCCGGCGGCATCACCTACGAGGTCTCGGGCCCCTTCCGCGTGTAG
- a CDS encoding MarR family winged helix-turn-helix transcriptional regulator, giving the protein MTAAQDASNPPQRLGLLLAWHGSVTQTRMKKALSAAGLTPRHAMTLMHLETGPVGQRSLAARLEVDPSVLVGILNDLERDGLVERRRDPADRRRHNVAITAAGSTVLGETNAALDAVELGLFSGLSEADREALRALLARIDSHADDFECGE; this is encoded by the coding sequence ATGACGGCAGCACAGGACGCCTCGAACCCGCCGCAGCGGCTGGGCCTGCTCCTCGCCTGGCACGGATCGGTCACCCAGACCCGCATGAAGAAGGCGCTCAGCGCGGCCGGGCTCACCCCCCGGCACGCCATGACGCTGATGCACCTGGAGACCGGACCCGTGGGCCAGCGGTCACTCGCGGCCCGACTGGAGGTGGACCCGAGCGTGCTCGTCGGGATCCTCAACGACCTGGAGCGCGACGGTCTGGTGGAACGCCGCCGCGACCCGGCCGACCGCCGCCGCCACAACGTGGCCATCACGGCCGCCGGCTCGACCGTCCTCGGTGAGACGAACGCGGCCCTCGACGCCGTCGAGCTGGGCCTGTTCTCCGGTCTGTCCGAGGCCGACCGGGAAGCCTTGCGCGCGCTCCTGGCCCGGATCGACTCGCACGCCGACGACTTCGAGTGCGGGGAATAG
- the dusB gene encoding tRNA dihydrouridine synthase DusB, which yields MTTLPPPLAIGPHTVQPPVVLAPMAGITNAPFRTLCREFSGGKGLFVSEMITTRALVERNDKTMQLIHFDETEKPRSIQLYGVDPVTVGKAVRMIVEEDRADHIDLNFGCPVPKVTRKGGGSALPYKRNLLRAILREAVAGAGDLPVTMKMRKGINDDHLTYLDAGRIAVEEGVTAIALHGRTTAQHYGGTADWDAIARLKEHVPEIPVLGNGDIWCAEDALRMVRETGCDGVVVGRGCLGRPWLFNDLVAAFEGRPQDFHKPTLREVAATMLRHAQLLGEWIGDEARGVIDFRKHVAWYLKGFAVGSEMRGRLAVTSSLAELDAHLSELDLDQGWPESADGPRGRTSGNNRVVLPEGWLNDPYDCAGVGEEAELDTSGG from the coding sequence ATGACCACGCTTCCTCCGCCTCTCGCGATCGGCCCGCACACCGTGCAGCCCCCGGTGGTGCTCGCGCCGATGGCAGGCATCACCAATGCCCCGTTCCGTACTCTCTGCCGCGAGTTCTCGGGCGGCAAGGGGCTGTTCGTGAGCGAGATGATCACGACCCGCGCCCTGGTCGAGCGCAACGACAAGACCATGCAACTGATCCACTTCGACGAGACCGAGAAACCTCGCTCGATTCAGCTGTACGGGGTGGACCCCGTCACGGTCGGCAAGGCCGTCCGCATGATCGTCGAAGAGGACCGGGCCGACCACATCGACCTCAACTTCGGCTGCCCCGTCCCCAAGGTCACCCGCAAGGGTGGCGGCTCCGCCCTCCCGTACAAGCGGAACCTGCTGCGCGCGATCCTGCGCGAGGCCGTCGCCGGCGCCGGGGACCTGCCCGTCACCATGAAGATGCGCAAGGGCATCAACGACGACCACCTCACCTACCTCGACGCCGGTCGGATCGCCGTCGAGGAGGGCGTGACCGCCATCGCCCTGCACGGGCGCACCACCGCCCAGCACTACGGCGGCACCGCCGACTGGGACGCCATCGCGCGGCTCAAGGAGCACGTGCCGGAGATCCCGGTGCTCGGCAACGGCGACATCTGGTGCGCCGAGGACGCGCTGCGCATGGTCCGCGAGACCGGTTGCGACGGAGTCGTCGTCGGTCGCGGCTGCCTGGGGCGGCCGTGGCTGTTCAACGACCTGGTGGCGGCCTTCGAGGGACGCCCGCAGGACTTCCACAAGCCGACGCTGCGCGAGGTCGCGGCCACCATGCTCCGGCATGCCCAGTTGCTGGGGGAGTGGATCGGTGACGAGGCGCGCGGGGTGATCGACTTCCGTAAGCACGTGGCCTGGTACCTCAAGGGCTTCGCCGTGGGCTCCGAGATGCGGGGCAGGCTCGCGGTCACGTCTTCCCTGGCCGAGCTGGACGCTCATCTGAGCGAGCTTGATCTGGATCAAGGTTGGCCCGAGAGCGCCGACGGTCCGCGCGGTCGGACGTCCGGAAACAACCGGGTTGTCCTGCCCGAGGGCTGGTTGAACGATCCTTACGACTGCGCCGGCGTCGGCGAGGAAGCCGAGCTGGACACTTCCGGAGGCTGA
- a CDS encoding MFS transporter produces MRDLSPRRRTLVLAICCMSLLIVSLDTTVLNVALPAIRHDLDASVAGMQWTIDAYTLVLASLLMLAGSTGDRLGRRRIFSLGLVLFTAGSLLCSLAPSLEWLIVFRMLQAVGGSMLNPVAMSIITNTFTDPKERARAIGVWGAVVGISMAAGPLIGGLLVDSVGWRSIFWLNLPIGLLALVLTLRYVPESRAEHARRPDPVGQLLVMALLGSVTYGIIEAPAAGWTSPLVIGCALTAAVTLVWLLLHESRRAEPLIDPRFFRSAPFSGATVIAVSAFAAMSGFLFLNTLYLQDVRELDALGAGLYMLPMAAMAFLCAPVSGRLLARSGPRLPLAIAGVTMAASGLLFAAFSAETSTPLMFAGYVLFGLGFGMVNVPITNTAVSGMPRAQAGVAAAVASTSRQTGATLGVAVIGAVLAAGTSGGAAFAEATRPAWWIITLCGVSVLAVGLLTTGSWARATALRTASTLEAPSRDVGSRVS; encoded by the coding sequence ATGCGTGACTTGAGCCCCAGGCGGCGCACTCTCGTCTTGGCGATCTGCTGCATGAGCCTCCTCATCGTCAGTCTCGACACCACCGTCCTCAACGTCGCCCTGCCCGCCATCCGGCACGACCTGGACGCCTCGGTCGCGGGGATGCAGTGGACGATCGACGCGTACACCCTCGTACTGGCCTCGCTGCTGATGCTGGCGGGATCCACCGGGGACCGGCTCGGGCGCCGCAGGATCTTCTCCCTCGGGCTGGTGCTCTTCACCGCGGGTTCCCTGCTGTGCTCGCTCGCACCGAGCCTGGAATGGCTGATCGTCTTCCGCATGCTCCAGGCCGTGGGCGGCTCGATGCTCAACCCGGTCGCCATGTCGATCATCACCAACACCTTCACCGACCCGAAGGAACGCGCCCGCGCCATCGGCGTGTGGGGCGCCGTCGTCGGCATCTCGATGGCCGCCGGCCCGCTGATCGGCGGGCTGCTCGTGGACTCGGTCGGCTGGCGCTCCATCTTCTGGCTCAACCTGCCGATCGGATTGCTCGCCCTCGTCCTGACCCTGCGCTACGTCCCCGAGTCCCGGGCCGAGCACGCGCGCCGCCCGGACCCGGTGGGCCAGCTCCTCGTCATGGCGCTGCTGGGTTCGGTGACGTACGGGATCATCGAGGCCCCGGCCGCCGGTTGGACCTCGCCGCTGGTCATCGGCTGCGCGTTGACCGCCGCGGTCACCCTGGTGTGGTTGCTGCTGCACGAGAGCCGCCGGGCGGAGCCGCTGATCGACCCCCGGTTCTTCCGCAGCGCCCCCTTCAGCGGAGCGACGGTGATCGCCGTGAGCGCCTTCGCCGCGATGTCCGGGTTCCTCTTCCTGAACACCCTCTACCTCCAGGACGTGCGCGAACTCGACGCCCTCGGCGCGGGGCTGTACATGCTGCCGATGGCCGCGATGGCCTTCCTCTGCGCGCCCGTGTCCGGGCGGCTCCTGGCCCGCTCCGGGCCGCGGCTGCCGCTGGCGATCGCCGGCGTGACGATGGCGGCGAGCGGGCTGCTCTTCGCGGCGTTCTCGGCCGAGACCTCGACGCCGCTGATGTTCGCCGGCTACGTGCTCTTCGGGCTCGGCTTCGGCATGGTCAACGTGCCGATCACCAACACGGCCGTCTCCGGGATGCCGCGCGCCCAGGCGGGAGTGGCCGCGGCGGTGGCGTCCACCAGCCGGCAGACCGGCGCGACCCTGGGCGTCGCCGTGATCGGCGCCGTCCTGGCGGCCGGCACGTCGGGCGGCGCGGCCTTCGCGGAGGCGACCCGGCCCGCCTGGTGGATCATCACGCTCTGCGGGGTGTCGGTCCTCGCGGTCGGCCTCCTGACCACCGGCTCCTGGGCCCGCGCGACGGCCCTGCGCACGGCGAGCACCCTGGAGGCCCCGAGCCGGGACGTCGGTTCGCGGGTCTCCTAG
- a CDS encoding VOC family protein encodes MSSTMIFVNLPVKDLDASKAFWGKLGYSFNAQFSDENCASMVISDTIVAMLLTEARFKDFTHKAITDTSTSTEVLLCLSAESRAAVDELVDGALGAGATEPRAAQDYGTMYGRAFEDLDGHTWEIMWMDPAMIQG; translated from the coding sequence ATGTCCTCCACCATGATCTTCGTCAACCTGCCGGTCAAGGACCTCGACGCCAGCAAGGCCTTCTGGGGCAAGCTCGGCTACTCCTTCAACGCCCAGTTCAGCGACGAGAACTGCGCCTCCATGGTCATCAGCGACACGATCGTCGCGATGCTCCTCACCGAGGCCCGCTTCAAGGACTTCACCCACAAGGCCATCACCGACACCTCCACCAGCACCGAGGTGCTGCTGTGTCTGAGCGCCGAGAGCCGCGCCGCGGTGGACGAGCTGGTCGACGGGGCACTCGGCGCGGGCGCCACCGAGCCGCGCGCCGCCCAGGACTACGGCACCATGTACGGCCGCGCCTTCGAGGACCTCGACGGCCACACCTGGGAGATCATGTGGATGGACCCGGCGATGATCCAGGGCTGA